One stretch of Arachis hypogaea cultivar Tifrunner chromosome 20, arahy.Tifrunner.gnm2.J5K5, whole genome shotgun sequence DNA includes these proteins:
- the LOC112784443 gene encoding uncharacterized protein, translating into MAGESSRSSGKRPFVEDADDLDKKPPAKRVRFPKGKKVKPGEEVVVEKANAEKEEPTDLLNPQVAAKERAKRRSQITSELFTDDTGGASNDVTAAEVTYEDNENFVDDGIQIEPFNLDKEREEGYFDAAGNFVEYVREKEIKDAWLDNVEVDPKYAALSYEATNEEEEVEDLSSKDIGTMKRRIANALEPGETVLQALRRLKGNSDRKAKMSAETKIVFDQLTEDAMKLMENGEYNVYHEKKEVFEREAEGYEKLARAKGVGTSMPSTEANTSLNGEKSLLSDDMDSGLPSATFSTAAMGTSNPNLVSAEVSGSGADDYDMFADDENTTTKHSDENNVVSQPSTDAKNSGGALQNDYVYDESSGYYYSSSLGYYYDPNTGLYCSAVSGQWYSFNEETNTYDEVKEVASNTS; encoded by the exons ATGGCGGGTGAATCATCTCGCAGTAGCGGTAAACGTCCCTTCGTGGAAGATGCTGACGATCTCGACAAAAAGCCACC AGCAAAAAGGGTTAGGTTTCCAAAGGGTAAGAAAGTGAAGCCAGGAGAGGAAGTAGTGGTGGAGAAAGCAAATGCTGAGAAGGAGGAACCAACTGATTTGTTGAATCCCCAAGTTGCTGCCAAAGAGCGCGCCAAACGCAGGAGCCAGATCACTTCTGAACTCTTTACTGATGACACTGGAGGCGCCTCAAATGATGTAACTGCTGCTGAAGTCACATATGAG GATAATGAGAATTTTGTTGATGATGGAATCCAAATTGAACCCTTCAACCTAGATAAAGAAAGGGAAGAAGGCTATTTCGATGCAGCTGGAAATTTTGTTGAAtatgttagagagaaagaaatcAAG GATGCATGGCTTGATaatgttgaagttgatccaaagTATGCTGCATTAAGCTATGAAGCAACTAATGAGGAAGAGGAGGTGGAAGACCTTTCTTCTAAAGATATTGGAACCATGAAGAGGCGGATTGCAAATGCTCTTGAACCTGGGGAAACG GTTTTACAAGCCTTGAGAAGGTTAAAAGGTAACAGTGACAGAAAGGCAAAAATGTCTGCCGAGACTAAGATTGTGTTTGACCAACTAACCGAGGATGCCATGAAGCTGATGGAGAATGGTGAATACA ATGTTTATCACGAAAAGAAAGAGGTTTTTGAGCGCGAGGCAG AAGGATATGAAAAACTGGCTAGGGCAAAAGGAGTAGGCACATCTATGCCTTCCACTGAAGCGAATACTTCTCTAAATGGGGAGAAAAGCTTGCTTTCTGACGACATGGATTCTGGTTTGCCCTCTGCAACATTCTCCACTGCGGCCATGGGCACATCAAATCCAAATTTAGTTTCTGCCGAAGTCTCTGGCAGTGGTGCAGATGATTATGatatgtttgctgatgatgagaataCTACCACTAAGCATAGCGATGAAAATAATGTAGTTAGTCAACCATCTACGGATGCCAAAAATTCAG GTGGAGCATTACAAAATGATTATGTGTATGACGAATCTTCTGG GTACTACTACAGCAGTAGTTTGGGCTATTATTACGACCCAAACACAGGACTATATTGTTCTGCGGTGTCGGGCCAATG GTATTCATTTAATGAGGAGACTAACACATATGACGAAGTTAAGGAGGTTGCATCCAATACCAGTTGA